A genomic window from Rhizobium sp. EC-SD404 includes:
- a CDS encoding AI-2E family transporter gives MPRWKISIAVAAVVVLLLFILVPSVALVLFSGLLMAAFLNGGGGLVERVTNVPRTWSIGIFTLLLLLAIVGVFTVAATSIAAQFNELASQIPGAIENLRGRLEEYEWASSALDRANPAGLISGEGGRAASSAVTSTFGALGNFVIIVFIGIYVAIAPRLYRDGVLQLFAPSLRPRASHLLGKSASTLKNWLAAQLISMTVVGVLTGIGLLLIGMPLAFILGIIAGLLAFIPNIGPVLAVAPALLLAFGEGPSMLLWVAAVYLAVQTLESYVITPLVQQERVDLAPALVIAAQLLFGVLFGLLGLALAMPLVAVGRMLTKELYVHDFLEREAPRETQLQSAEDERRN, from the coding sequence ATGCCGAGATGGAAGATCTCGATTGCGGTTGCGGCCGTGGTCGTCCTTCTCCTGTTCATACTGGTGCCGAGCGTCGCGCTGGTTCTCTTTTCTGGTCTTCTCATGGCCGCCTTCCTGAATGGCGGCGGCGGGCTCGTGGAACGCGTCACCAACGTTCCGCGAACCTGGTCGATCGGCATTTTTACGCTCTTGCTGCTGCTCGCCATCGTGGGGGTCTTCACGGTGGCGGCCACATCGATCGCCGCTCAGTTCAACGAGCTCGCCAGCCAGATCCCAGGCGCAATCGAAAATCTGCGCGGTCGGCTCGAAGAATATGAATGGGCGAGCAGCGCACTCGACCGCGCCAATCCGGCCGGGCTGATCTCGGGTGAAGGGGGCCGCGCGGCATCGAGCGCCGTGACATCGACCTTCGGTGCGCTCGGGAACTTCGTCATCATCGTCTTCATCGGCATCTATGTGGCCATCGCGCCACGGCTCTATCGCGACGGCGTCCTGCAACTCTTCGCGCCTTCGCTGCGGCCCCGCGCCTCCCACCTACTGGGAAAGAGCGCCTCGACGCTGAAGAACTGGCTTGCCGCACAACTGATTTCCATGACCGTGGTTGGTGTTCTCACCGGTATCGGGCTTCTGCTGATCGGCATGCCGCTCGCCTTCATTCTCGGCATCATCGCCGGTCTGCTCGCCTTCATCCCCAACATCGGTCCGGTCTTGGCAGTCGCGCCCGCGCTGTTGCTCGCCTTCGGCGAAGGCCCGTCCATGCTGCTCTGGGTCGCAGCCGTCTATCTCGCGGTACAGACGCTGGAAAGTTACGTGATCACGCCGCTCGTGCAGCAGGAGCGCGTTGATCTGGCACCCGCGCTGGTCATCGCCGCGCAGTTGCTGTTCGGTGTGCTTTTCGGCCTTCTCGGCCTGGCGCTCGCCATGCCGCTGGTCGCCGTCGGGCGCATGCTCACCAAGGAGCTCTACGTTCACGATTTCCTGGAGCGCGAAGCACCGCGCGAGACGCAGTTGCAATCGGCGGAAGACGAGCGGCGCAACTAG